A region from the Desulfobacteraceae bacterium genome encodes:
- a CDS encoding HD-GYP domain-containing protein produces MRFSRKNKLFKGVTQSLGTHGQPAEILEILVNGIASIIRARGVSGYLVDTRSFEIQMMAASGQIEDPFFFRGILFENKPRAHKDWRRIAIKDFLGTGVTVFEIPLTITPELTVVVSIFLDEEQDLGKEGIELVSALGERCAEALKRALASARQTASENRTVVQGLTLSLRDKDPITYGHSLKVAEYSRLTAEALGMNLKEAERLYQAGLLHDIGKIRLSRQLLHNLGQLSAEEFDIVKYHPLIGEKILRQFPFLADILPAVLHHHERFDGSGYPRGLSGDEIPLGARIVAVCDAFDAMISERPRMGRMDPAEAQIQLKSNAGLLYDPRVVDAFLSAGRAHPEALAPYKIPADLKDADGEIVIKSDHQTLISRGRLKYMGYLGECYHFKMIEGS; encoded by the coding sequence ATGCGTTTTTCCAGGAAGAATAAACTGTTCAAAGGGGTCACCCAATCGCTGGGCACCCACGGCCAGCCGGCCGAAATCCTGGAAATTCTGGTCAACGGCATCGCCAGCATCATCAGAGCCCGGGGGGTCAGCGGCTACCTGGTGGACACGCGCAGCTTCGAGATCCAGATGATGGCCGCCAGCGGCCAGATCGAGGATCCGTTCTTTTTCAGGGGGATCCTGTTTGAAAACAAACCCCGGGCGCACAAAGACTGGCGGCGCATCGCGATCAAGGACTTCCTGGGGACGGGGGTGACGGTTTTTGAAATCCCCCTGACCATCACCCCCGAGCTGACGGTGGTGGTCTCGATTTTCCTGGACGAGGAGCAAGATCTGGGCAAGGAGGGCATCGAACTGGTCAGCGCCCTGGGGGAGCGCTGTGCCGAGGCCTTGAAGCGCGCCCTGGCCAGTGCCCGCCAAACCGCCAGCGAAAACCGGACGGTGGTCCAGGGCCTGACCCTCAGCCTGCGGGACAAGGACCCCATCACCTACGGCCATTCGCTCAAGGTCGCCGAGTACAGCCGCCTGACGGCCGAGGCCTTGGGCATGAATCTCAAGGAGGCCGAGCGCCTCTACCAGGCCGGGCTGCTGCACGATATCGGCAAGATCCGCTTGAGTCGCCAGCTGCTTCACAATCTGGGGCAGCTGTCGGCCGAGGAATTCGACATCGTCAAATACCATCCCCTGATCGGGGAGAAGATACTGCGGCAGTTTCCCTTCCTGGCGGACATCTTGCCCGCGGTTCTCCACCACCACGAGCGCTTCGACGGCTCCGGCTACCCCCGGGGCCTCAGCGGCGACGAAATCCCGCTGGGGGCCCGGATCGTGGCGGTCTGCGACGCCTTCGACGCCATGATCTCGGAGCGTCCCCGCATGGGCCGCATGGACCCGGCCGAGGCTCAGATCCAGCTCAAGAGCAACGCCGGACTGCTCTACGACCCCCGGGTGGTGGATGCCTTTTTGAGCGCCGGCCGCGCCCACCCCGAGGCCCTGGCGCCGTATAAAATCCCTGCCGACCTCAAGGACGCCGACGGCGAGATCGTGATCAAATCCGACCACCAAACCCTGATCTCCAGGGGCCGGCTGAAGTATATGGGATATCTTGGAGAATGCTATCACTTTAAGATGATCGAAGGGAGTTGA